A window of the Fusarium poae strain DAOMC 252244 chromosome 3, whole genome shotgun sequence genome harbors these coding sequences:
- a CDS encoding hypothetical protein (CAZy:GT1) gives MSATRDLNSGAIQYHELEGSTPPIMTALQHEVAAELEATTTGRGIDQHDSAFYCDRTLMADTTTTDDGRIDIDLSSRIVRRLSRLAPTEKPKVSAEQSSIIPPPPEYSEIGQSSIALNIVIQVVGSRGDVQPFVALGTELQRHGHRVRLATHGHFDKFVRDAGLEFYSIGGDPAELMAYMVKNPGLLPSMKTLRGGEIQKKRKMVNEMLYKCWDSCICLDELTGQPFVADAIIANPPSFAHIHCAQALAIPVHLIFTMPWTSTREFCHPLANLKANGSELSASAANYVSYTLVEWMTWQGLGDVINAWRHTLDLEPIAFSEGPCLAETLGVPVTYCWSPALVPKPADWADNIDVCGFFFRDMPSYKPDVDLEKFLSSGPPPVYIGFGSIVIDNPERLTATIREAIRATGTRAIVSRGWSKLGGHSPNDDNIFFLGDCPHEWLFQQVTAVVHHGGAGTTACGLLNAKPTAIVPFFGDQPFWGNMVNAGRAGPAPIPFKSLDKDNLADAIRYCLTPEASASARKIADKMSNEAGVRSAVASFHANLPLNNMRCDMLPNQAASWKFKQNGKTLKLSKIAAEILVNNNKISWKNLKLHQSHPIHIENRRWDPLTATLASLTTTSIGLVTSASDIVIKPIQAFRPVSPERATRSSNSPDSSEHDRSSQSFTDSTNDANVFGRPAGLTIPHRLNKSRSTSDLHQQHGTVAALKGSASGVGGFFKHYSKGMLLDLPYAVSEGMRNAPKLYGGQAYDPGAVTDWKSGSIAAGKNFAHGIVEGIGGVVMEPIRGGKKNGAAGAAKGFGIGLLNMTTKVTSGAVGLVTMPGQGIYQSARALVKTDTGKSIVEARRMEGVEIVQKPDEAKRQWYEQTVMAEYEIVRDG, from the exons ATGTCAGCAACACGGGACCTCAACTCTGGTGCGATACAGTATCATGAGCTTGAAGGTAGCACGCCACCGATCATGACCGCACTACAACATGAGGTGGCAGCAGAGCTAGAAGCAACGACGACTGGAAGAGGTATTGATCAACACGACTCAGCTTTTTACTGTGACCGAACCCTCATGGCTGACACGACAACAACAGATGACGGCCGTATTGATATTGACCTCAGCTCGCGTATAGTTCGACGCCTATCACGACTAGCTCCTACAGAGAAACCGAAAGTATCAGCAGAACAAAGCTCAATCATTCCACCTCCGCCAGAATACTCGGAAATAGGCCAATCCAGCATCGCTCTCAATATTGTCATCCAGGTTGTCGGTAGCCGAGGCGACGTCCAACCGTTTGTCGCTCTTGGAACAGAATTGCAGCGCCATGGTCACCGGGTTCGACTTGCAACCCACGGTCACTTTGACAAATTTGTCCGTGACGCAGGTCTCGAATTCTACTCTATCGGCGGTGACCCTGCCGAGTTGATGGCGTACATGGTCAAGAACCCAGGTCTACTTCCTAGCATGAAGACTCTGCGAGGAGGTGAGATTCAGAAAAAGCGAAAAATGGTGAATGAGATGCTTTACAAGTGCTGGGATTCTTGCATTTGCCTAGACGAATTGACCGGACAGCCATTCGTTGCGGATGCAATCATCGCTAATCCGCCGAGTTTCGCACATATCCATTGTGCGCAAGCCCTGGCTATTCCCGTACACCTTATTTTCACTATGCCGTGGACTAGTACACGAGAGTTTTGTCATCCTCTTGCAAACCTCAAGGCCAACGGCAGTGAGCTGTCGGCTAGCGCTGCGAATTACGTGTCTTATACCTTGGTGGAATGGATGACATGGCAAGG GCTTGGTGATGTAATTAATGCATGGCGACATACATTGGATCTTGAGCCGATTGCATTCAGCGAAGGACCATGTCTAGCTGAGACACTCGGAGTACCTGTTACATATTGTTGGTCGCCAGCATTAGTTCCCAAGCCAGCGGATTGGGCTGACAATATTG ATGTTTGCGGTTTCTTCTTCCGTGACATGCCATCTTACAAACCCGATGTTGACCTTGAGAAGTTCCTTTCTAGTGGACCACCCCCGGTGTATATTGGTTTCGGCAGTATTGTGATCGACAACCCCGAACGACTAACAGCAACAATTCGTGAGGCTATACGTGCAACGGGCACTCGGGCTATCGTGTCGCGAGGGTGGAGCAAACTAGGAGGACACTCTCCTAACGATGACAacattttctttcttggcgACTGTCCGCACGAGTGGTTGTTCCAGCAAGTCACAGCAGTTGTCCATCACGGTGGTGCAGGAACGACAGCTTGTGGGCTGCTTAATGCCAAACCGACTGCTATTGTCCCATTCTTCGGAGA TCAACCCTTTTGGGGAAACATGGTCAATGCTGGTCGTGCTGGTCCAGCGCCAATTCCTTTCAAGAGTCTTGACAAAGACAACCTCGCGGATGCCATACGCTACTGTCTGACTCCAGAAGCATCTGCTTCGGCTCGTAAAATCGCTGACAAGATGTCGAACGAGGCGGGTGTCAGAAGCGCTGTTGCTTCTTTTCACGCCAACTTGCCTCTAAACAATATGCGCTGCGATATGTTACCGAACCAAGCAGCATCATGGAAGTTCAAGCAGAATGGGAAAACTCTCAAATTGTCGAAGATCGCTGCTGAGATTCTCGTGAATAACAATAAAATCTCATGGAAGAATCTCAAACT TCACCAGTCTCATCCTATCCATATCGAGAATCGACGCTGGGACCCTTTGACTGCGACTCTCGCATCCCTTACCACGACTAGTATAGGATTGGTCACCTCGGCCTCAGACATTGTCATCAAACCGATTCAGGCATTCCGTCCTGTTAGCCCAGAAAGGGCGACGAGGTCCTCGAATAGTCCCGACTCATCGGAGCACGACCGAAGCAGTCAATCCTTCACAGATAGCACTAATGACGCAAATGTCTTTGgaagaccagcgggcttgacTATTCCTCATCGGCTGAACAAGAGTCGCAGCACCAGTGACCTACATCAGCAACACGGCACTGTCGCTGCCCTGAAGGGCTCTGCTTCTGGCGTCGGTGGCTTCTTCAAGCACTACTCAAAGGGCATGCTACTGGATCTCCCTTACGCCGTTTCCGAAGGCATGCGGAACGCTCCGAAACTCTATGGTGGTCAAGCTTATGACCCTGGTGCGGTAACCGATTGGAAGTCTGGCAGTATTGCCGCTGGTAAGAACTTTGCGCACGGCATTGTTGAGGGTATCGGAGGTGTAGTCATGGAGCCTATCAGAGGGGGCAAGAAGAACGGTGCCGCTGGAGCAGCAAAGGGGTTTGGCATCGGGTTGTTGAATATGACTACCAAAGTGACTTCTGGTGCGGTGGGACTTGTTACTATGCCGGGTCAAGGTATTTACCAGAGTGCAAGGGCTCTTGTCAAGACAGATACGGGCAAGAGTATAGTGGAAGCTAGAAGGATGGAAGGAGTTGAGATTGTTCAAAAGCCTGATGAGGCCAAGCGGCAATGGTATGAACAGACGGTCATGGCGGAGTATGAAATAGTACGAGATGGATGA
- a CDS encoding hypothetical protein (TransMembrane:4 (i17-38o50-69i81-103o115-140i)), translating to MGFFESRFFEPTWKNKVLVLQVAFTILIFILAIVKIVTTPSYIPFNRMDIVAITMSLKSGIFLAYEILTMKMEKFQRFGSLKAYAVLNTLDVFFWAAVMGFSFKSVDTICSGANCAVGIVTGLMALVNSIIHFWAAVIAWKNHKYFKTYGVSRGQDEDKNTCPTII from the exons atgggTTTCTTCGAGAGTCGTTTCTTTGAGCCAACATGGAAGAACAAGGTCTTGGTTCTTCAAGTCGCCTTTACgattctcatcttcatccttgcCATTGTCAAGATCGTCACAACACCATCCTATATCCCATTCAATAGAATGGACATTGTTGCCATCACAATG AGTCTCAAGTCCGGGATCTTTCTTGCCTATGAGATCTTGACCATGAAGATGGAAAAGTTCCAGCGGTTCGGAAGTCTCAAGGCCTACGCTGTTCTCAACACCCTGGACGTATTTTTCTGGGCGGCTGTTATGGGCTTCTCATTTAAAAGCGTCGACACAATTTGTTCCGGCGCCAACTGCGCTGTCGGTATTGTCACGGGACTGATGGCATTGGTGAACTC TATCATCCACTTCTGGGCTGCGGTTATTGCCTGGAAGAATCACAAGTATTTCAAGACCTATGGTGTTTCCCGCGGTCAGGACGAGGACAAGAATACATGCCCTACTATTATTTag
- a CDS encoding hypothetical protein (SECRETED:SignalP(1-19)): protein MFSTTNLLTILLAIPAVLAAPATEAKAAAKQVKACACVNAAGQTGAVDGYCQYIAGGIVNLDGQKYCFPGAVWSEHMDTTYTDDFCSTYYRAFPKGNCKTTTVCPTIGDYQHIC, encoded by the exons ATGTTCTCCACAACCAACCTTCTCACCATTCTTCTCGCCATCCCCGCTGTTCTTGCAGCCCCCGCTACTGAAGCGAAAGCGGCTGCAAAGCAGGTCAAAGCCTGTGCCTGTGTCAATGCCGCAGGTCAGACCGGTGCTGTAGATGGATACTGTCAATACATTGCCGGTGGCATCGTCAACCTTGACGGCCAGAAATAT TGTTTCCCTGGGGCCGTTTGGTCAGAGCACATGGATACCACCTATACAGATGACTTTTGTTCTACCTACTACCGTGCCTTCCCCAAGGGTAATTGCAAGACTACCACTGTTTGCCCTACGATTGGAGACTACCAGCATATTTGCTAA
- a CDS encoding hypothetical protein (SECRETED:SignalP(1-20)), translating to MKITFSAWLAAACLLPSTIAFPQLSPEQLEAYRQHAERAPEACPFAAEQEKRDAGECPFAKKEKRAAKFDAKKQRISVSGQHAFRAPNFKAGDQRGPCPGLNALANHGYLPHNGVADMQTIIQATNEVYGMSLDLGGFLAVYGTVFNGNPLSTSPGYSIGGPSRFSQNILNGGGILGTPSGLSGSHNKYESDVSATRGDLYVTGNNFHVILSRFEEYWRAIKPNTPAPKQYTALAPFHYKRFQDSEKTNSHFFYSPFAGALVSPAAYSFPPRMMANHSSEYPEGYLSREVFTSFFGVKGDKPGNFKVNQGWERIPENWYRRPAGDEFSIPDFLIDVLEHAAKYPRLLNIGGNTGKVNSFAGVDVGDLTGGVFNTAGLLKLDNLECFTMQIIMAAAPDFLGSQFTDVKKALTPLSDKLRQLLAGKTCPKLQKYNHKLFAKYPGYTEPYGSYAGVSKGTLKGVVETTKGILGGLWPTGN from the coding sequence atgaagATCACATTCTCTGCATGGCTCGCAGCAGCCtgccttcttccttccaCTATTGCTTTCCCTCAGCTCAGTCCTGAACAGCTGGAGGCTTATCGCCAACACGCTGAGAGAGCACCTGAAGCTTGCCCATTCGCTGCTGAGCAAGAGAAGCGCGACGCAGGCGAATGTCCCTTTGCGAAAAAGGAGAAGCGAGCTGCCAAATTCGATGCCAAGAAGCAGCGCATCAGCGTCAGTGGTCAACATGCCTTCCGCGCACCTAATTTCAAGGCTGGTGACCAGCGAGGCCCATGTCCTGGTCTCAATGCTCTGGCCAATCATGGATACCTGCCTCACAATGGTGTTGCAGACATGCAGACCATTATTCAAGCTACCAATGAGGTCTATGGGATGAGTCTTGACCTTGGGGGCTTTCTGGCTGTCTATGGTACCGTTTTTAACGGTAATCCTCTCTCCACTAGTCCAGGCTACTCCATCGGCGGCCCTAGCCGCTTCAGTCAGAACATCCTCAACGGTGGTGGCATCCTCGGTACTCCTTCTGGTCTAAGCGGTAGTCATAACAAGTACGAGAGCGATGTCAGCGCTACTCGAGGTGACCTTTACGTGACCGGAAACAACTTCCACGTTATTCTCAGCCGCTTTGAAGAATACTGGCGCGCCATCAAGCCCAACACGCCTGCACCCAAGCAATACACTGCCCTAGCACCTTTTCACTACAAACGGTTCCAGGACTCGGAGAAGACCAACAGCCACTTCTTTTATTCGCCTTTCGCTGGAGCTTTGGTCTCACCTGCTGCGTATTCCTTCCCTCCACGAATGATGGCCAACCACTCGAGCGAGTATCCCGAGGGATATCTCTCTCGTGAAGTCTTTACCAGCTTTTTCGGTGTCAAGGGAGACAAACCTGGCAACTTCAAGGTCAACCAGGGTTGGGAACGTATTCCTGAGAACTGGTACCGCCGACCAGCAGGCGACGAGTTTTCCATCCCTGATTTCCTCATTGATGTTCTCGAGCATGCAGCCAAGTACCCTCGTCTGTTGAACATTGGAGGAAACACCGGCAAGGTCAATAGCTTTGCTGGTGTAGACGTTGGTGATCTCACTGGTGGTGTCTTCAACACGGCTGGGCTCCTCAAACTCGACAATCTGGAATGCTTTACTATGCAGATCATCATGGCTGCTGCACCCGATTTCCTTGGAAGCCAGTTCACTGATGTCAAGAAAGCTTTGACACCCTTGAGCGATAAGCTTCGCCAGCTTCTCGCGGGCAAGACATGTCCCAAGCTCCAGAAGTACAACCATAAGCTGTTTG